A segment of the Desulfatirhabdium butyrativorans DSM 18734 genome:
TGAATGCGCTCCGCAAGCATCAGGCCATCTGTTTGTGGCATTGCCAAATCGAGCAGAACCAGATTGAAAGGGTTTCCGGAAAGGGCCGCTGCCCGCAGCATGTCGAGCGCGCTGGCGGAATCGGCGGCTGCCTGATGGGGGATATTCCAGTTTGTCAGATAATGATCGAGAATTTTCCGGCTGGTCGCATTGGCATCGACAATCAGGCACCTGCTTGAATGAACGAGGTTTTCTTCTCCGTGCTCGTCTGTCTGCCAATCGAAGGGTTCGGATCGTTTCTGAAGCGGGATGCGGAACCAGAATGTCGAGCCGATACCCGGGGTGCTCTCCACACCGATTTCCCCACCCATCATTTCGACCAGTTTTTGGGAGATGGCCAGGCCAAGGCCGGTTCCGCCGTATTTCCGGTTGGTCGCGCCATCGATCTGGGTGAAGGATTGAAAGAGCAGCCGCTGATGTTCCGGCGCGATTCCGACACCCGTATCGGATATGGAAAAGCGCAGCTGCTGGGTTTCCGCTGTCTCGGCCTCGATCATGACCCGGACCAGGACATCCCCCTTCTCGGTGAATTTGACGGCATTGCCGACCAGGTTCGTCAATACCTGCCGCAGGCGTACCGGGTCTCCTTCCACCAGAAGGGTGATGTGGCTGTCCATCAACAGACCGATTTCAATCTTGCGGGTTCTGGCCATATCCGAAAAGAGTTCGACAACATCTTCCAGCACTGTCATGAGGTTGAACTGAACCCGATCGAGATGCAGTTTTCCAGCTTCGATCTTGGAAAAGTCGAGGATGTCGTTGATGATGGTCAGCAGCGAGGCCGCACTTTGCTGGATGGTCCTGGCATAGTCGCTCTGGATTTCGTTCAAACCGGAGTCCAGCAAAATTTCGGTCATCCCGATGACGCCGCTCATCGGCGTGCGGATTTCATGACTCATGTTGGCCAGGAATTCCGATTTGAGCCTGCTCGACTGGAGCGCTTCGTCTCGCGCCTCCCGCAGTTGGCGCTCGACCTGTTTCCTTTCGGTCAGGTCCTGAACCATGGCCGTATAGAAGGACTTTCCCTGAATGCGGGTTTCGGAGATACGAAGATAGATGGGAAAAGACGTGCCATCGTTGCCTCTAACCCCCTGCAGCTCGGTTCCATCGCCAATCGGATGGCAGCCGCCCGTTTTCAGGTGGGTCTGGATGAAATCCAGGTACAGGCTTCTATCCGATCCTTCCAACAACCGCGAAAAAGGATGACCGACGACATCGTCCGGATCGAGGCCAAACATCCGGCACAGGGCCTTGTTGGCCGAAAGGACGGTTCCGCCTGCATCGATGTCGGCGATGCCGTCTGTAACGGTATCGAGGACAGCGGCCAGACGGAGGTGATCCCTGAGCAGGGCTTGTCTTTCGCGAATGGAACAGATGATGGTTCCGACGGTTTGGAGTAGTTCCGAGAAAAAACCGAGGGCTTCGGGATTTTCGAAGTCGTATGGTTCCCGCAGCCCTAAAGCGATGACGCCTTGAGCTCCTTCTTCAGTCTGGATGGGCAAAGCCAGAACAACGGAGGATTTGGCACCCAGGCAGCCGGTACATCCAGTCTTGTCGAAAAATCCGGTTTGGATCGATCCCCGCAGAAAAGCCTTCCAGCAAGTACAGGAATGTGATTCCCGCAGAACGGCGAACGGCTGACCCTGCCCCCGGAACGCGTGCAGAAGGGCATCCGTTCCTTCCCTGATCCAGATCGCCCGTTCACCGGAAAAAGGTATCCAGGAAAGATTCGAAAATAAATCGATGACTTGTGTTGCAAGTCGATTCAAATCGATAGCCCCGATTCCCAGTTTCATCAAACTGAACAAGACTTGTTTCTCGATTGAGTGCTGCATCGTTTCATCCTAAAGGGGGGCATCCCGGTACGGTAACTGGCGATCGTGAAAATGGTTCATCCTTTTGATACCATAAGCCATCTTTCCGCATTGATCAAAAGCTTTTTCCGCCTCTATCCGGAACGATCATTCGCCAGACGAGAGCCTCGTGCTGACAATTTCTTGAATTTTCGATTTTTCTGTGCAATAGAACGGGCTGCGAACCATTGAACCCTGAAAGATGCTTTCGGGTGTATTCAGGTTGCGGCTCCTTCAATTGCTGTTGACGTAAGCTATTTGTGTGAATCGGGACAGGCAAAAGGCATGAAAGAAAAATTCGATCCAAAATCCATTGAATGCAAATGGCAGCAGAGCTGGGAAGCTTCCGGGCTGTTCGCCGTTCAGGAAAATCCCGCCAAACCCAAGTATTATCTGCTCGAAATGTTCCCCTACCCATCCGGAAAAATCCACATGGGTCATGTGCGCAATTATACGATCGGGGATGTCGTCGCCCGGTACAAGCGGATGAAGGGGTTCAATGTATTGCATCCCATGGGCTGGGACGCATTCGGGATGCCCGCCGAAAACGCCGCCATTTCGAACAACACCCATCCGGCCCGCTGGACCTACGAAAACATCGATTACATGAAGCGCCAGTTGAAGCGAATGGGCTTTTCCTACGACTGGGATCGGGAAGTGGCCACGTGCAGACCCGAATATTATCGCTGGGAGCAGTGGCTCTTCTTGAAAATGTATGAGAAAGGCATGGCTTATCGAAAGGAAAGCTATGTCAATTGGTGCGAAACCTGCCAGACGGTTCTGGCAAACGAGCAGGTAGAAGCCGGCGCCTGCTGGCGCTGCGGCCAGGCAGTCCGCCAGAAGAAATTGTCGCAGTGGTTTTTCCGGATTACGGACTATGCCGAGGATTTGCTGGTTCATTGCGACCGGTTGCCCGGATGGCCGGAAAAAGTCGTGACCATGCAGAAAAACTGGATCGGCCAGAGCCATGGCGCAGAGATTCATTTTCAGATCGAACAATCCGGGGAGGATATCGTTGTCTTTACCACCCGGCCCGATACCATTTTCGGGGCAACCTTCATGTGCCTGGCGCCCGAGCATCCCCTGGTGCAGCGGCTTGCGCGGGGAACCGGCCAGGAAGCAGCAGTGGCGGACTTTGTCGAGCGGATCGCCCTGCAGGAACGAAGCGCCCGGGGGCTGGAACGGTACGAAAAGGAAGGGGTCTTTATCGGCGCCTTCTGCATCAATCCCATGAGCGGGCGAAAAATGCCCATTTATACGGCGAATTTCGCCCTGATGGAATATGGAACCGGTGCTGTCATGTCGGTGCCTGCCCATGACCAGCGGGATTTTGATTTTGCCAGAAAATATGGGCTGGAAATCGTTGTGGTCGTGCAGCCGCAGGGCGCGATGTTCGACCCGGCCACCATGGCCGAGGCGTATGCCGGAGAAGGGACGATGGTGAATTCCGGGGAATTCAACGGGATGGCCAACACCGAGGCCATAAAGGCCATCACGGATCGACTCGAATCCAGAAAACTCGGCAAGCGCACCATATCCTACCGTTTACGGGACTGGGGCATTTCCCGGCAGCGCTATTGGGGTGCGCCGATCCCCATGATTCATTGCCCCCAATGCGGCATCGTGCCGGCTCCCGAATCCGATCTACCGATTCTTTTGCCCGAAGACGCCGATCTGCTCGAAGGCGGCCGCTCCCCCTTGCCCCAGCACCCCTACTTTGCCCGGGTTACCTGCCCGGCCTGCGGCAGAGCCGATGCCCGGCGTGAAACCGACACGATGGATACGTTCGTGGAATCCTCCTGGTATTTCGAGCGCTATTGCAGTCCCCATTACGAGAAGGGCATGTTCGATCAGAGGGCGGTTGCCTACTGGATGCCTGTGGATCAGTACATCGGGGGTGTGGAGCACGCCATTTTGCATCTTCTCTATTCCCGCTACTATACCCGCGTGCTCAACGACATCGGCCTTGTTCCCTACCGGGAGCCATTTACGAGACTGCTCACCCAGGGCATGGTCTGCAAGGAAACCCTGCAATGTGCCGAGCACGGCTTTCTCTATCCCGAAGAGGTGACGGAAACCCAGCCCCGCAAATGCAAACGATGCGGCCGGGAAGTCGAAGTGGGCCGCGTGGAGAAGATGTCCAAGTCCAAGAAGAACGTGGTCGATCCCAATGCGCTTCTGGATGCCTACGGCGCGGATACCACCCGGTTGTTCTGCCTGTTCGCTTCTCCTCCTGAAAAAAGCCTCGAATGGAGCGAACAGGGGGTGGACGGCGCATTCCGATTCCTGTCCCGCGTATGGCGGCTCTGCTGGTTATGGATGGATGCGATTCGGGATGTGCCTGCATCCAGCGGTCCGATGGATCGCTTGTCTTTGGAAATCAAGCCGGTGTACCAGAAAATTCATTTCACCATCCAGAAGGTGACCAATGACATTGAAGACCGGTTTCACTTCAATACGGCCATCAGCGCCGTGATGGAGTTGGTGAATCAGCTCTATGGGGTTGCACCCGAGCCGATCACGCCCGAAAAGGCTTCCGTGATGCGCCTGGCCATCGAAACGGTCGTTCTGCTGCTTTCTCCCATCGTTCCCCATCTTTGTGAAGAAATCTGGCATGATCTCGGGAATTCCGAAAGCGTGCTGCTTGCGGCCTGGCCTGGCTTCGATGAGGCCGCTCTCAAAAAGGATCAGCATCTGATCGTCCTGCAGGTCAACGGAAAACTCAGAAGCCGCATGACGGTTGATGACGATACCGATGAGACAGCCATCAAGCGGATGGCCCTTGGAGATGAAAAAGTTCAGAAATTCATCGAAGGCAAAGCAGTTCGCCAGATCGTTGTGGTGAAAAACAAACTGGTCAATATCGTGGTTTGAATTTGCAGAAGCGTTGAAGCGGTCGATGAAAGCGATAGTAGGGATCAATCCGACATACAAGGAGGAAACGGTGATCAGGCGGACATACCGGTTGGGGTTGCTGCTTTCGGTGGCGTTGATGCTGAGCTCTTGTCTCTATCAATTTTCCGGCGAAGGGCCTCTGCCTGCCGGCGTTACGAAGGTTTATATCGATGTTTTTGACAATCATTCGGGAGAGACGGGGATCGAGAGCGTTTTTACCGATGATCTGATCAAGGAATTCATCCTCAAGCGCAAGAGCGCCTTAAGCTCGTCTGCCGAGTCCGGTGCTGCGCTGAAGGGGAGCATTGATTACATCCGGGATTTGACCATTGCCTACAAAACCCAGAGAGCCTCCACCCAGCGCCGGGTGATTGCATCGGTTTCCATCAAGCTGGTGGACGGCGGCAAGGTGGTCTGGGCGGTAAACGGCATCAGTGCAAACCAGGCGTATTCCGTAGCGGACGACAAGATGGCTACGGAACAAAACAAGCGCGACGCGCTCAAGATACTTTCCAAACGATTGGCGGAGAACATTTTCAACCGCCTGACCGATAATTTTTAGCAGCGCCGCTTCCTCCAGTACCGGATCGGAGCTCCGGCAAAGCAATTTTCCCACCATTGCCGGAGCTTTTCCCCGCAGCAAACAAAACCCGCCCGTAAACGCCCAATCATCAAAAGCAGCCAGGAGTTCCAAAAGCGCTTGCTTGTGTTCCGGTTCGCCTCACCGTTCTGTTCTGGATCCTTCAGTTATCCTATCGCCGGAACGGAAATCCCCTATTTGGGGTGGCACGACGCCTGCGGGCTGGCAATTTTGCGATACAGTTTGAAGACTCAGCCGCCCGATAGCGTAAGACATGGCGGATCCGGATCCATCCAGAAAAGCCGAATCCAATGAATCCATGGGCTTTATATTGTGCTTTCTTTTTGAGAACGCCCGACCCAATCACGCCTTTGGCGTGATCTCCGGCGGCTTCAGACAAGTTCCCGCTGCATCGCAAAAAAGCGTCCCCTCCGGCTCATGTTGTACCCAGAACGGGGTTTGCGTTCAGGCGCTATCAAATGAGGCCCCGTTCCTTGGCCATGTTCACGTAAGTTTCCACGATATTGGCCGGAGGGGTCCATTGGGCTTCGGGTTCTTTTTCCTGCAGGGTGATGGCGTCCACCGGGCAGGTGCTCACGCACAGGCCGCAGCCAATGCATCGCTCGGGCTGGATTTCGGCCGTGTCTTCCAGCCGGATCGCATCCATTTGACATCGTTCGACACACGTGCCGCAACCCGTGCAATCCTCCTGGCGGACGTGCGCCCGGAAATTGCTGTGTACCCATCTGGCCGGTTCATCCATGGCCTTGAGGTTTTTCAGGATCTGGCAGCAACAGCCGCAGCACAGACAGATGTTGGTGGGCTTTTGTGAATTTCCGGGTTGGAGGACAAGGCCGGCTTCCTGACCCAATTCCAGAATGCGGATGGCTTCATCCTGGGTGATGCTGCGGCCGAGACCGTTTTCTTCGTAGTAAAACGCTCCGCTTCCGAAGGACAGGCAAACCTCGATCGGTTTGTCGCAGCCTTTTCCGACCATTTTGTGCTCGGTTCGGCAGATGCATGGTGAAACGACGATTTTGGATTGTTTGCGAACGATGGCCTCGGCCGCATCGTAGGGCATGATCTGCATTTCGGCGGAGACGCTTTTCGCGATGGGGATGACCCGGAGCTGCTTGGTCGGCACCTTCATCCATGTCTGTTTCATCAGATGCGGACTGTATTCGTTGAACAGGCGGATCAGTTCTTCATCGAGATCCTTGACATGATACTCCCAGATGCCGATGACGAATTGGGCGGCCATGTACTGGTGTGCACCGCCCTTGCTGGATCGGTAGATCAGGCCTTTCCTGGACATTTCGAAGAGTTTGTCGGAAAGCGCCGCTTCTTCCATGCCGAGTCGGGCTGAGATGGCCCCCACCGGCTCCGGCATCATGGTCAGCGCCGTTGCGATATGGGCTTCTTCGGGGGTGAAGAGCTTTTTCAGAATCTTGATTTCGACGCCTGACTCGGTTTTGGGATAACCGGCCGGGAGGCGATCGAGATGTTCGGCCAATTGGGTATAAACGGTTTCGGACATATGGATTCCTTTTGATGGCTGATAGGTAATGGGTTATGGGCAAAGGGCTATGGGCGATAGGCGATGGGTAAGGGGTGATGGCAAACGCGGGACTGGAATCCCGAGCCGCAACATTTCTCTCTTTGAACGGTTTTCAGGAGAAATGTGCAGGCTGGGCTTGCCGTCCTCCCTATTTGAAATCGTTGTCAACTGCTGTTCTTCTGACTCCTGACTCCTGACTCCTGACTCCTGTTCCCGCGATTCATGCCCCAATCATTACGGATTCATCTCGTAAGCGTCCTTGAGCGCCAGGACATGACCGTTCCAGACGCGATCGAAGCGCGCCGGATCGGTGAGCGGCTTTTGAATCATCTCGAGGCAGAGTTTCATCTGGGTTTCCGTGCTGCTCGGCTTGGAGTAGATCTGCAGGGCGAACTTGGAAAAATCCCGCACCATGAAGTCGAAGATCTGGTCGATGATATCAATGGATGTTCCGTGAATTCGGGTGCTTTCGAGAATGAGCTGGCCATAGGCCACCAGGGTGAAGAGCTCGCCGAGGCTGAGCAGAAAGTCGATGTCCTTGGCCTGATCGGCATCGGGAGTCGCCTGCATCAGGAATGAGCGGAGCGTTTCGATCTGCTTCTTGAAAATGGCCAGGTTCGGTGAATCATAGCGTTCGTAGGCCAGATGGAAATCGTGAAACCGGATTTTACCCAACCCCCGGGTCGGCCCCTGACGGAACAGGAAATCATCGTTTTTCGGATCGTCGCGTCTCGGAATTTCCGGTAACGTATCCGGATTGAAGAAGTAATTGGCCATGAACTTGATGATGAGCGCCATGTTGACATGGACCGTGCCTTCGAGCTTGGGAAGGGCGCGGATGTCCCGGGCCGCCATTTCGAAATACGTGTCCTTTTCAAAGCCTTTGGCTGCGATCACGTCCCAGATGAGGTTGATGACTTCCTCGCCCTGGGTGGTGACCTTCATCTTGACCATCGGGTTGTAGAGCAGATACCGCCGATCGGATTCCGATGCGCTTCGCATGTAATCGGAGGCTCGTGTGGCGAAGAGCTTCATGGCGAGAAGCCTTGTATAGGCATCGACCAGAAGCATGCGAACATGCGGAAAATCCGTGACATATCGGTTGTAGAGCCTTCGCCGGGATGCATGCCGGATGCCTTCGTAAAAGGCATGGGTGCAGATGCCGATCGATGCCCAGCCCAGGTTGAACTTGCCGACATTGATCGTATTCAGTGCGCTGTCCCAGGCATCCTGTCCCCTGGAGAGGATATCTCCTTCTCGGATCGGGTAGCTGTGCAGGGCGTATTCCGCTACATAATTCTGGGAATTGACGACGTTTTTCACGCATTCGTAGTTCGGATGGTCGGTCCGGACCGCAAAAAAGACATACTCATCCGAATCGGCCATCTTGCCGAAGGTCGATACAAGTGCTGCCTTGTTGGCGTTTCCGATGTAATATTTTCCACCATCCGCCCGGAAATCGCCATCTGCGATTTCCGTCAGGGTCATCTCGCTCGAATAAAGGTCCGCGCCATGCTCCTTTTCGGAAAGGCCGAAGGCAAAGATGCCGCCATCCTGGAGCAACCGGCCGGTCTGCCGTTTGATCGCTTCGTTTGTGCTCATCCAGATGGGGCCAAGCCCGAGGATGGTCACCTGCCAGGTGTACCAGTAGGGCAGGCCGTAAAACCCGAGGATTTCGTTGAAATCGCAATTGCGGCAGGTATCCCAGCGGGTTTGGCCGTCGCCGTATGCCGAAGGCGTCAGCAATTGGGCGAACACCCGGTTGTTCTTGACGAATTCGAGAAAATCGGCGTACCAGATCCTTTCCTGATCGTCGTGCTTGACGGCCGCCTTGCCTTTCTGTTCGAAGAAGGCGATGGTGTTTTTCATGATGTCTCTGGATGCGGCATCCAGATGGGCAAACGCTTCTGTCTTGGGATTGAGCAGGTTCATAAACGTCCTCTGGTGAATGGGGTTTCAAGAAGATTTCAGGGTATTCCTGAATGCCTCGGCAAAGGGATTGTTGAACGGAACCGGTTTCGAAGCAAGCGGTTTTTGGGGTTTCCCGGCCTTCTTGCGATCCGGATATTTTTCCTCCCGTCGTTGTTCCATGGGTTGTTTTTCCGCCGGTGGGCCTTCCGGTGTAGGAGCAGCCAGTGTCTTCATGCTGAGCGAAATGCGCCTTCGCTCGGTGTCTACGGCAAGCACGGTGACCTTGACCGGCTGCTGCACATGAACGACTTCGGATGGGTGGCGAATGAACCGGTCGGCCAGTTCGCTGATATGGACGAGCCCGTCCTGGTGAACGCCAATATCGACGAAGGCTCCGAAGGCCGTGACGTTGGTGACAACGCCGTTCAATCGCATGCCGGGAAGCAGATCCCCAATCGAATCGATACCCGCAGCAAATTCGACAGCCTCGAACCGGTCTCGTGGATCCCGTCCCGGTTTTGCCAGTTCTTCCAGAATATCGTTCAGGGTGGGCAGCCCGACACTTTCGGAGACGAATTCCGATATGCGGATGCGGCTCCGGTGCTCCGGATGTTTCATCAATTCCGGCAGTGTCGCGCCGACTTTCCGGGCCATGGCCTCGACGATGGCATACCGCTCGGGATGAACGGCGCTGGCGTCGAGGGGATGAGCGCTGTCCGGGATGCGCAGGAAGCCAGCCGCTTGCTCGAAGGCCTTTTCCCCGAGTCTCGGCACCTTCTTTAGAGCCTCCCGGCTGGAAAAGGGACCGTTTTCATTGCGATAGGCCACCATGTTGCGCGCAAGCCTTGGCCCGATGCCGGAGACCATCGTCAACAATTGAACGCTTGCCCGGTTGACATCCACCCCGACCCGGTTGACGCATCGAATGACGACATCGTCAAGGGCCTGCTTCATCCGGTCCGGATCGACATCGTGCTGGTACTGGCCGACGCCGATGGATTTCGGGTCGATCTTGACGAGCTCCGCCAACGGGTCCATCAGCCTCCTGCCAATGGATATGGAGCCTCGCACCGTCAGATCGAGATCGGGAAATTCCTCCCGTGCCACTTCACTTGCCGAATAGATCGAAGCCCCGCTCTCGTTGACGAGAACAGCTGGGATCTCCTTTCCCAGATCGAGGCTTCGGACAAATGCCAGGGTTTCCTTTCCGGCGGTGCCGTTGCCGATGGCAATGGCTTCGATCCCGAAGTCCTGAACCATCCGCCTGATTCGGGCGCCGGCATCTTCCGCCTGTTTGGCGGATCCCGTGGGAAAAACCGTTTCATGGTGCAAGGGTTTTCCCTGGCGATCCAGGCAGGCCACCTTGCACCCGGTTCGGAACCCGGGATCGATAGCAAGCACCCGTTTTGCGCCAAGCGGCGGAGACATGAGCAGGTGTTGCAGATTTTCGGAAAACACGCGGATCGCTTCGGTGTCTGCCCGATCCTTTGCCCAGAGCCGGATTTCGGTTTCGATGGATCGGGAGAGAAGCCGCTTGTAGCCGTCCTTGATGGCCTGGCGGAGCTGATCCGCCGAAAGCCCGTCGGTGCGGACAAAGAGCGATTCGAGGATGGAAATGGCCTCGCTTTCGTCCGGCCGAATCGATACGGAAAGGATGTCTTCCTTCTCGCCTCGGCGGATGGCAAGCATCCGGTGGGAGGCAATGGTCGCCACCGGCTCTTTCCAGTCGAAATAATCGCGGTAGGTCGCACCTTCTGTTTCCTTTTC
Coding sequences within it:
- a CDS encoding response regulator, which encodes MQHSIEKQVLFSLMKLGIGAIDLNRLATQVIDLFSNLSWIPFSGERAIWIREGTDALLHAFRGQGQPFAVLRESHSCTCWKAFLRGSIQTGFFDKTGCTGCLGAKSSVVLALPIQTEEGAQGVIALGLREPYDFENPEALGFFSELLQTVGTIICSIRERQALLRDHLRLAAVLDTVTDGIADIDAGGTVLSANKALCRMFGLDPDDVVGHPFSRLLEGSDRSLYLDFIQTHLKTGGCHPIGDGTELQGVRGNDGTSFPIYLRISETRIQGKSFYTAMVQDLTERKQVERQLREARDEALQSSRLKSEFLANMSHEIRTPMSGVIGMTEILLDSGLNEIQSDYARTIQQSAASLLTIINDILDFSKIEAGKLHLDRVQFNLMTVLEDVVELFSDMARTRKIEIGLLMDSHITLLVEGDPVRLRQVLTNLVGNAVKFTEKGDVLVRVMIEAETAETQQLRFSISDTGVGIAPEHQRLLFQSFTQIDGATNRKYGGTGLGLAISQKLVEMMGGEIGVESTPGIGSTFWFRIPLQKRSEPFDWQTDEHGEENLVHSSRCLIVDANATSRKILDHYLTNWNIPHQAAADSASALDMLRAAALSGNPFNLVLLDLAMPQTDGLMLAERIQRNNPFGRPKMILLSSLGGHVDPHALRDAGLDGFLTKPVRQSKLFDTMMTVLRGNTSKVSATLDSYLVQHKQIPKREASGLPDPSLPRYRVLLVEDNPVNQKAAYITLKKLGYDVDLAENGRQAVAKVMENLYDIVFMDIQMPEMDGLDAVRRIRQLEGELCHTPVVAMTAHAMAGDREKCLDAGMDDYLSKPINREALLRVLDQWLRSKQPVEQPPPL
- the leuS gene encoding leucine--tRNA ligase, translated to MKEKFDPKSIECKWQQSWEASGLFAVQENPAKPKYYLLEMFPYPSGKIHMGHVRNYTIGDVVARYKRMKGFNVLHPMGWDAFGMPAENAAISNNTHPARWTYENIDYMKRQLKRMGFSYDWDREVATCRPEYYRWEQWLFLKMYEKGMAYRKESYVNWCETCQTVLANEQVEAGACWRCGQAVRQKKLSQWFFRITDYAEDLLVHCDRLPGWPEKVVTMQKNWIGQSHGAEIHFQIEQSGEDIVVFTTRPDTIFGATFMCLAPEHPLVQRLARGTGQEAAVADFVERIALQERSARGLERYEKEGVFIGAFCINPMSGRKMPIYTANFALMEYGTGAVMSVPAHDQRDFDFARKYGLEIVVVVQPQGAMFDPATMAEAYAGEGTMVNSGEFNGMANTEAIKAITDRLESRKLGKRTISYRLRDWGISRQRYWGAPIPMIHCPQCGIVPAPESDLPILLPEDADLLEGGRSPLPQHPYFARVTCPACGRADARRETDTMDTFVESSWYFERYCSPHYEKGMFDQRAVAYWMPVDQYIGGVEHAILHLLYSRYYTRVLNDIGLVPYREPFTRLLTQGMVCKETLQCAEHGFLYPEEVTETQPRKCKRCGREVEVGRVEKMSKSKKNVVDPNALLDAYGADTTRLFCLFASPPEKSLEWSEQGVDGAFRFLSRVWRLCWLWMDAIRDVPASSGPMDRLSLEIKPVYQKIHFTIQKVTNDIEDRFHFNTAISAVMELVNQLYGVAPEPITPEKASVMRLAIETVVLLLSPIVPHLCEEIWHDLGNSESVLLAAWPGFDEAALKKDQHLIVLQVNGKLRSRMTVDDDTDETAIKRMALGDEKVQKFIEGKAVRQIVVVKNKLVNIVV
- the lptE gene encoding LPS assembly lipoprotein LptE, whose product is MKAIVGINPTYKEETVIRRTYRLGLLLSVALMLSSCLYQFSGEGPLPAGVTKVYIDVFDNHSGETGIESVFTDDLIKEFILKRKSALSSSAESGAALKGSIDYIRDLTIAYKTQRASTQRRVIASVSIKLVDGGKVVWAVNGISANQAYSVADDKMATEQNKRDALKILSKRLAENIFNRLTDNF
- a CDS encoding DUF362 domain-containing protein yields the protein MSETVYTQLAEHLDRLPAGYPKTESGVEIKILKKLFTPEEAHIATALTMMPEPVGAISARLGMEEAALSDKLFEMSRKGLIYRSSKGGAHQYMAAQFVIGIWEYHVKDLDEELIRLFNEYSPHLMKQTWMKVPTKQLRVIPIAKSVSAEMQIMPYDAAEAIVRKQSKIVVSPCICRTEHKMVGKGCDKPIEVCLSFGSGAFYYEENGLGRSITQDEAIRILELGQEAGLVLQPGNSQKPTNICLCCGCCCQILKNLKAMDEPARWVHSNFRAHVRQEDCTGCGTCVERCQMDAIRLEDTAEIQPERCIGCGLCVSTCPVDAITLQEKEPEAQWTPPANIVETYVNMAKERGLI
- a CDS encoding acyl-CoA dehydrogenase — encoded protein: MNLLNPKTEAFAHLDAASRDIMKNTIAFFEQKGKAAVKHDDQERIWYADFLEFVKNNRVFAQLLTPSAYGDGQTRWDTCRNCDFNEILGFYGLPYWYTWQVTILGLGPIWMSTNEAIKRQTGRLLQDGGIFAFGLSEKEHGADLYSSEMTLTEIADGDFRADGGKYYIGNANKAALVSTFGKMADSDEYVFFAVRTDHPNYECVKNVVNSQNYVAEYALHSYPIREGDILSRGQDAWDSALNTINVGKFNLGWASIGICTHAFYEGIRHASRRRLYNRYVTDFPHVRMLLVDAYTRLLAMKLFATRASDYMRSASESDRRYLLYNPMVKMKVTTQGEEVINLIWDVIAAKGFEKDTYFEMAARDIRALPKLEGTVHVNMALIIKFMANYFFNPDTLPEIPRRDDPKNDDFLFRQGPTRGLGKIRFHDFHLAYERYDSPNLAIFKKQIETLRSFLMQATPDADQAKDIDFLLSLGELFTLVAYGQLILESTRIHGTSIDIIDQIFDFMVRDFSKFALQIYSKPSSTETQMKLCLEMIQKPLTDPARFDRVWNGHVLALKDAYEMNP
- a CDS encoding Tex family protein — encoded protein: MNETHISTIASALGLQPSQVRNTAQLLAEEATVPFIARYRKEATGSLDEVVIADIRDRLETLAAIDKRREAVLKSLGDSGHLTDAIRERLESASSLVEIEDIYLPYRPKRRTRATIAREKGLDPLAQMLMAQEKGLDPLAAAQAFIHPEAGVNDADEALAGARDILAETISEDAEARSRIRRLFQEKAIVESTVIKEKETEGATYRDYFDWKEPVATIASHRMLAIRRGEKEDILSVSIRPDESEAISILESLFVRTDGLSADQLRQAIKDGYKRLLSRSIETEIRLWAKDRADTEAIRVFSENLQHLLMSPPLGAKRVLAIDPGFRTGCKVACLDRQGKPLHHETVFPTGSAKQAEDAGARIRRMVQDFGIEAIAIGNGTAGKETLAFVRSLDLGKEIPAVLVNESGASIYSASEVAREEFPDLDLTVRGSISIGRRLMDPLAELVKIDPKSIGVGQYQHDVDPDRMKQALDDVVIRCVNRVGVDVNRASVQLLTMVSGIGPRLARNMVAYRNENGPFSSREALKKVPRLGEKAFEQAAGFLRIPDSAHPLDASAVHPERYAIVEAMARKVGATLPELMKHPEHRSRIRISEFVSESVGLPTLNDILEELAKPGRDPRDRFEAVEFAAGIDSIGDLLPGMRLNGVVTNVTAFGAFVDIGVHQDGLVHISELADRFIRHPSEVVHVQQPVKVTVLAVDTERRRISLSMKTLAAPTPEGPPAEKQPMEQRREEKYPDRKKAGKPQKPLASKPVPFNNPFAEAFRNTLKSS